A DNA window from Vigna unguiculata cultivar IT97K-499-35 chromosome 10, ASM411807v1, whole genome shotgun sequence contains the following coding sequences:
- the LOC114166948 gene encoding probable polygalacturonase At3g15720 codes for MKTLIITCVLILFFVSPCFCKRLLLASSNTYNVIYYGAKGDGKTDDSQAFLSAWEKTCATGGSTLVIPSKGTFLLKKNLMFKGPCQATNIQIQLHGKIIVPTQKAWQGNDSPIIMISNVNGLTIDGTGGLIDGLGSSWWSCESCKRPTVLAFHACNGLRVSSLSISNSPQAHIHINGCEGATFSNINIKSPGDSPNTDGIDISSSKRVLIKDSHIACGDDCIAIIGDSSDINATGIACGPGHGISIGSLGRNNGHDNVEQVYVYNCTFTRTTNGARIKTFKDGPGYARNITYEKITLIQAYNPILINQHYVGLEGVGGVEVSGVTFRGFEGTSGDDRAITLACGSRGCHDILLDKVNIKSSKTGKAAACSCTNVHGIATSTVPSCHGIYK; via the exons ATGAAGACACTAATAATCACTTGTGTTTtgattcttttctttgtttcacCATGTTTCTGTAAGAGGTTGTTGTTGGCAAGTTCCAACACATACAATGTGATTTATTATGGTGCCAAAGGAGATGGTAAAACTGATGACTCCCag GCATTTTTAAGTGCATGGGAAAAGACTTGTGCAACAGGTGGATCAACCCTAGTTATACCATCAAAAGGAACATTTTTACTGAAGAAGAACTTAATGTTCAAAGGTCCTTGCCAAGCCACAAACATTCAAATTCAG CTCCATGGAAAAATAATTGTACCAACCCAGAAAGCTTGGCAGGGTAATGACTCTCCGATAATTATGATCTCAAACGTCAATGGTCTCACCATCGATGGAACTGGTGGACTAATCGACGGCCTCGGTTCTTCTTGGTGGTCATGCGAAAGCTGTAAACGACCAACG GTCCTTGCTTTCCATGCATGCAATGGTCTGAGAGTTAGTTCCTTGAGCATCTCAAATAGTCCACAAGCTCACATACACATAAATGGTTGTGAGGGTGCCACATTCTCCAATATTAACATTAAGTCTCCTGGTGATAGCCCTAACACAGATGGAATCGACATTTCTTCTTCCAAACGCGTCTTGATAAAAGATTCCCACATAGCTTGTG GTGATGATTGTATTGCAATCATAGGTGACTCTTCTGACATTAATGCCACCGGAATTGCTTGTGGACCAGGCCATGGAATaag CATTGGTAGCCTCGGTAGAAACAATGGCCATGACAACGTGGAACAGGTTTATGTCTATAATTGCACCTTCACCAGAACTACAAATGGAGCAAGAATCAAGACATTTAAG GATGGACCAGGTTATGCCAGAAACATCACTTATGAGAAAATTACGTTAATACAAGCTTATAACCCAATACTTATAAATCAACACTACGTAGGTTTAGAG GGTGTAGGAGGAGTTGAAGTGAGTGGGGTGACATTTCGAGGGTTTGAAGGAACATCAGGGGATGACAGAGCTATTACCTTAGCTTGCGGATCACGAGGTTGTCACGACATTTTGTTGGATAAAGTTAACATAAAATCTTCTAAAACAGGAAAAGCAGCAGCTTGTTCTTGCACTAATGTCCATGGAATAGCTACATCCACAGTTCCAAGTTGTCATGGCATATACAAATGA
- the LOC114166949 gene encoding probable polygalacturonase At3g15720 yields MQRLIITCVLILFFVSPCFCKRLLLETSNTYNVIDYGAKGDGETDDSQAFLSAWEKTCATSGSTLVIPSKGTFLLKKNIMFKGPCQATNIQIQIQGKIIVPTQDAWQGDDSPIIMISNVNGLTIDGTGGLIDGLGSSWWSCKNCKRPTVLAFNACNDLSVSSLSIANSPQAHITINGCEGATFSNINIQSPGDSPNTDGIDISSSKRILIKDSNIASGDDCIAIIGDSSNINATGIACGPGHGISIGSLGRNNGHDNVEQVYVYNCTFTKTTNGARIKTFKDGPGYARNITYEKITLIQAYNPILINQHYGVGGVEVSGVTFRGFEGTSGDDRAITLACGSQGCKDIVLDQINITSSKDGKPAACSCTNAHGTATSTVPNCDGL; encoded by the exons ATGCAGAGACTAATAATCACTTGTGTTTTGATTCTCTTCTTTGTTTCACCATGTTTTTGTAAGAGGTTGTTGTTGGAAACTTCTAACACATACAATGTAATTGATTATGGTGCCAAAGGAGATGGTGAAACTGATGACTCCCAG GCATTTTTAAGTGCATGGGAAAAGACTTGTGCAACAAGTGGATCAACCCTAGTTATACCATCAAAAGGAACATTTTTACTGAAGAAGAACATCATGTTCAAAGGTCCTTGCCAAGCCACAAACATTCAAATTCAG ATTCAAGGAAAAATAATTGTACCAACCCAGGATGCTTGGCAGGGTGATGATTCTCCGATAATTATGATCTCAAACGTGAATGGTCTCACCATCGATGGAACTGGTGGACTAATCGACGGCCTCGGTTCTTCTTGGTGGTCATGCAAAAACTGTAAACGACCAACG GTCCTTGCTTTCAATGCATGCAATGATCTGAGTGTTAGTTCCTTGAGCATCGCAAATAGTCCACAAGCTCACATAACCATAAATGGCTGTGAGGGTGCCACATTCTCCAATATTAACATTCAGTCTCCTGGTGATAGCCCTAATACAGATGGAATCGACATTTCTTCTTCCAAACGCATCTTGATAAAAGATTCCAACATAGCTTCTG GTGATGATTGTATTGCAATCATAGGTGACTCCTCTAACATTAATGCCACCGGAATTGCTTGTGGACCAGGCCATGGAATAAg CATTGGTAGCCTGGGTAGAAACAATGGTCATGACAACGTGGAACAGGTTTATGTCTATAATTGCACCTTCACGAAAACTACAAATGGAGCAAGAATCAAGACATTTAAG GATGGACCAGGTTATGCCAGAAACATCACTTATGAGAAAATTACGTTAATACAAGCTTATAACCCAATACTTATAAATCAACACTAC GGTGTAGGAGGAGTTGAAGTGAGTGGGGTGACATTTCGAGGGTTTGAAGGAACATCAGGGGATGACAGAGCTATTACCTTAGCTTGCGGATCACAAGGTTGTAAAGACATTGTGTTGGACCAAATTAACATTACATCTTCTAAAGATGGAAAACCAGCAGCTTGTTCTTGCACTAACGCCCATGGAACAGCTACATCCACAGTTCCAAATTGTGATGGCTTATAG
- the LOC114166952 gene encoding probable polygalacturonase At3g15720 codes for MILFTNTNGLRIFGKAGLVDGYGSSWWPCKNCPRPAVLGFNACNGLSVNYLSIRNSPRAHITINGCEGATFSHINIRSPADSPNTDGINISSSKNILIKDSNIASGDDCIAIIGESSYINATGIACGPGHGISIGSLGRNNGRDIVEHVRVYNCSFTKTTNGARIKTFSGGSGYAKRITFEKITLNQFYNPIIIDQHYNHMNAGGGVQVSEVTFRGFRGTSTNDRAINLGCGSPGCFNIVLDKIKIVSSQPRKPASCSCRNAHGRATSTVPNCNISLR; via the exons ATGATTTTGTTCACAAACACAAACGGTCTCAGAATTTTCGGAAAAGCAGGATTAGTCGATGGTTATGGTTCCTCTTGGTGGCCATGCAAAAATTGTCCAAGACCAGCG GTCCTTGGTTTTAATGCATGCAATGGGCTCAGTGTTAATTACCTGAGCATCAGAAATAGTCCCAGAGCTCACATAACCATAAATGGTTGTGAGGGTGCCACATTCTCTCACATTAACATTCGTTCTCCTGCTGATAGTCCTAACACTGATGGAATTAACATTTCTTCTtccaaaaatatattgataaaagaTTCCAACATAGCTTCTG GTGATGATTGTATTGCAATCATAGGTGAATCTTCTTACATTAATGCCACTGGAATTGCTTGTGGACCAGGACATGGAATAAG CATTGGTAGCCTGGGTAGAAACAATGGCCGTGACATTGTGGAACATGTTCGTGTTTATAATTGTAGCTTCACGAAAACTACAAATGGAGCAAGAATCAAGACATTTTCG GGTGGATCAGGTTATGCCAAAAGAATCACATTTGAGAAAATCACATTAAACCAATTTTACAACCCTATAATTATAGATCAACACTATAATCATATG AATGCAGGAGGAGGAGTCCAAGTGAGTGAGGTGACATTTCGTGGGTTTCGAGGAACATCTACAAACGACAGAGCTATAAATTTAGGTTGTGGTTCACCAGGTTGCTTCAACATTGTGTTGgataaaatcaaaattgttTCTTCTCAACCAAGAAAACCAGCTTCTTGTTCATGTAGAAATGCTCATGGAAGAGCTACATCCACTGTTCCAAATTGTAATATCTCATTGAGATGA
- the LOC114166954 gene encoding uncharacterized protein LOC114166954: MVLNMKEMMVHAKVFCFHIIGAWEENHEEHLQISQVEYKILRNHDNDFPHVKKANIPITKGGYLIHGTTHMHTGVVNITLYGQDGRVLCTSNPKYGIGKEAGNENGYLVGMLVCNPKPGSIKIKDGEILTVESIYENKFRTGAMGHFYIYLAEHILKEDLEI; this comes from the exons ATGGTATTGAATATGAAAGAAATGATGGTGCATGCTAAGGTTTTTTGCTTCCACATTATTGGGGCTTGGGAGGAGAATCACGAGGAACATCTTCAAATCTCCCAG GTAGAGTATAAAATCCTGAGAAATCATGACAATGACTTTCCTCATGTTAAGAAAGCAAATATTCCAATAACAAAAGGTGGTTATCTTATACATGGCACTACTCATATGCACACTGGTGTTGTCAATATTACTCTATATGGACAG GATGGAAGAGTCTTATGCACGTCGAATCCAAAATACGGAATAGGAAAAGAGGCAGGAAATGAAAATGGTTACCTAGTTGGAATGTTGGTTTGCAATCCAAAACCTGGTTCTATCAAAATTAAAGATGGTGAAATTCTGACAGTGGAATctatatatgaaaataagttTCGAACCGGGGCTATGGGGCATTTCTACATTTACTTGGCAGAACATATACTAAAAGAAGATTTGGAAATTTGA